Proteins encoded together in one Riemerella anatipestifer window:
- a CDS encoding UDP-2,3-diacylglucosamine diphosphatase — MTITLEDRKKIYFASDQHFGAPTLEASKLREQKFVQWLEDIRKDAQVLFLMGDLFDFWHEWQFVVPRGFVRVLGKLAELKDQGIDIYFFVGNHDLWMKDYFEKELGIPVFFEKRYATINGKRFLLAHGDGLGPGDKGYKRMKKVFTNPLAQWLFKWIHPDISMKLALYLSQKNKMISGEEDKEFLGEDREFLVRYSKEKLKAEHIDYFVFGHRHLPMILEVGAGASYVNLGDWISYYSYGVFDGTQFQLKYLSNL; from the coding sequence ATGACGATTACATTAGAAGACAGAAAAAAAATCTACTTCGCCTCTGACCAGCACTTCGGAGCCCCCACTCTAGAAGCCAGTAAACTTAGAGAACAAAAGTTTGTGCAATGGCTAGAAGACATTCGGAAAGATGCCCAAGTGCTGTTCCTTATGGGAGACTTGTTTGATTTTTGGCACGAGTGGCAGTTTGTAGTTCCTAGAGGCTTCGTGAGGGTGCTTGGTAAATTAGCCGAACTTAAAGACCAAGGCATAGACATCTACTTTTTTGTAGGTAACCACGACCTATGGATGAAAGACTACTTTGAGAAAGAACTCGGAATACCCGTTTTTTTTGAAAAAAGATACGCCACCATCAATGGCAAAAGGTTTCTCCTCGCCCACGGCGATGGTTTAGGTCCTGGCGATAAGGGCTACAAAAGAATGAAAAAGGTATTTACCAACCCTCTAGCTCAGTGGTTGTTCAAGTGGATTCACCCCGATATTTCAATGAAGCTTGCCCTGTACCTTTCTCAGAAAAACAAAATGATAAGTGGCGAAGAAGACAAAGAATTTTTGGGTGAAGACCGAGAGTTTTTAGTACGCTATTCCAAAGAAAAACTAAAGGCGGAGCATATAGACTATTTCGTATTTGGGCATAGACACCTCCCGATGATTTTGGAGGTGGGAGCAGGAGCCTCTTATGTTAATCTAGGCGATTGGATTTCTTACTATTCTTATGGTGTTTTTGATGGGACTCAATTTCAGCTTAAATACCTAAGCAACTTATGA
- a CDS encoding RagB/SusD family nutrient uptake outer membrane protein: MNLYKIKTIAVATLLLAATSCQRYLDEPQPTDEISLNLAFSSLDNAEASLTGITRLLRSDTDVLGQSTTNLGSVYFARTVRGEDFIVPNSWYSTDYQNTYRLSTSRRTAFTWNYFYKIIRQCNEFITGVNQSGNISATQKNSLIARAKVLRALAYFEVVQDFQLGYKVAKNQPAVPIYDKYTKDANPLSTTEEVYKFITNDLETAIPELSYSRASKAFVNKQVAYAIAARVYQVKEDWQKAAEYAKLAYGGDVNTSLNSAEYAEGFKKLDSHEWILGYGQQVGQSIYWTQAPHSFTDLSPINDGYSNVYVSKSLYDLFSDTDVRKLFDVNPSSNNYTKYSTYKFTFNKDTSACPYIRTSEMILIEAEAKYRLGQESQAKDLLFQLQQNRDPKAVKSANTGEALFNEILTERRKELYGEIGVEVYDARRLSLPLKRSSWHPVSLSFEANDKKIIYQYPQQEIDANPHLSTNINSD; the protein is encoded by the coding sequence ATGAATCTATACAAAATAAAAACTATAGCTGTTGCAACTTTATTATTAGCCGCAACCTCTTGTCAAAGATATTTAGACGAACCTCAGCCCACAGACGAAATTAGTCTAAATTTAGCATTCTCTAGCTTAGACAATGCAGAAGCCAGCCTTACGGGTATCACAAGATTATTAAGAAGTGATACTGATGTACTAGGGCAAAGCACAACCAACTTAGGAAGTGTCTATTTCGCTAGAACTGTAAGAGGAGAAGATTTTATCGTTCCCAACAGCTGGTACTCTACAGATTATCAAAACACATACAGACTATCCACATCGCGCAGAACCGCTTTTACATGGAATTATTTTTATAAAATTATCCGCCAGTGTAATGAGTTTATAACAGGGGTTAATCAAAGTGGTAACATTAGTGCGACACAAAAAAACTCTCTTATAGCTAGAGCTAAGGTGCTACGTGCATTAGCTTATTTTGAAGTTGTACAAGATTTTCAGCTAGGTTACAAAGTTGCTAAAAACCAACCTGCAGTACCTATCTACGACAAATATACCAAAGATGCCAATCCTCTTAGTACAACAGAAGAGGTGTATAAATTTATTACTAACGACCTAGAAACTGCCATACCAGAGCTTTCTTATAGCAGAGCTTCAAAAGCTTTTGTTAATAAGCAAGTAGCCTACGCCATAGCTGCTAGAGTTTACCAAGTAAAAGAAGATTGGCAGAAAGCGGCAGAATATGCTAAACTAGCTTACGGAGGAGATGTTAATACCTCTCTTAACTCTGCAGAATATGCCGAAGGGTTTAAAAAACTAGACTCCCACGAATGGATATTGGGCTACGGACAACAAGTTGGACAGTCCATCTACTGGACTCAAGCCCCACACTCCTTCACGGATTTATCGCCAATCAATGATGGTTACAGCAATGTCTATGTAAGTAAATCTTTGTACGATTTGTTCTCTGATACTGATGTTAGAAAATTATTTGACGTAAACCCATCATCAAACAATTATACTAAATACAGTACCTATAAATTTACATTCAACAAAGATACTTCAGCGTGTCCTTACATCAGAACTTCGGAAATGATTTTGATAGAAGCCGAAGCTAAATACAGACTAGGGCAAGAAAGCCAAGCTAAGGATTTACTATTCCAATTACAGCAAAACAGAGACCCTAAAGCCGTAAAATCTGCTAATACAGGAGAAGCTCTCTTTAATGAAATTCTTACGGAAAGAAGAAAGGAACTATACGGTGAAATAGGTGTAGAAGTCTATGATGCTAGAAGATTGTCTCTGCCTTTAAAAAGGTCTTCGTGGCACCCTGTATCGCTATCTTTTGAGGCAAATGATAAGAAAATTATCTACCAGTATCCACAACAAGAGATAGACGCTAACCCTCATCTATCAACTAACATAAATAGTGATTGA
- a CDS encoding 6-pyruvoyl trahydropterin synthase family protein has protein sequence MIRITKIFSFETAHVLYNYDGKCKNMHGHSYKLFVTVKGVPINDLDHPKNGMVVDFGDIKKIVKEEIVDVWDHAVLLNANSPHISLGKELEEKGHKVIFCNYQPTCENMLYDIAAKIKNRLPESVQLAYLKLHETENSYGEWLAEEN, from the coding sequence ATGATTAGAATTACTAAGATTTTTTCATTTGAAACCGCTCATGTCCTTTACAACTACGATGGCAAGTGCAAGAATATGCACGGGCATTCGTACAAACTATTTGTTACCGTAAAGGGGGTCCCTATCAATGATTTAGACCACCCTAAAAACGGAATGGTAGTAGATTTTGGGGATATTAAAAAGATTGTGAAAGAAGAAATTGTAGATGTGTGGGACCACGCCGTCTTGCTCAATGCCAACTCACCACATATCAGCTTAGGGAAAGAGTTAGAAGAAAAAGGACACAAAGTAATATTCTGCAACTACCAGCCGACTTGCGAAAATATGCTTTACGACATTGCCGCTAAAATCAAAAACAGGCTCCCCGAGTCTGTGCAACTAGCCTATCTAAAACTCCACGAAACAGAAAACTCCTACGGAGAATGGTTGGCAGAGGAGAATTAG
- the sprA gene encoding cell surface protein SprA yields the protein MKPHHHNYTIHKLLWVLGFVFFSNLTYSQTEKDTPNSQPQLSLPNPVRYEAFYDVKEGVYFLYPKIGNVVTGTPIVMTPSEYGAYVKSIGLRNYYQEKSLQYDLANNLKEPKDAEKKRLLPSINIKNKLFETIFGGNKIELIPQGFASFDLGGLYQRIDNPLILPQNRKNFAFNIQQRIQLGILGKVGENLQLKANYDTQSGFAFENRLNLAWRAKGTWKDLQSKTLGESKRTGEDKIIKNVEFGNVNMPLSTSLMRGSQSLFGLKTEFQLGKTYGTLVLSQQQGEARTVVAQGGGVLNTFKINAIDYEDNQHYYLGQYFFQNYDNALANYPQINSKINITRIEVWVLDQTASNLQNQKSIVAVRDLGEGSAQYPNNTQNNLYQSISALVGIRDANTAYSTINQQSFPNASGTPETYTDGEQFIFNRRARRLNQNEFTFHPQLGYISLNQRLTDNQLLAVSYSYTVNGSNQVYKVGEFSEESSVLVTKLLKPNVLVKTTSPMWNLMMKNIYSLNANGVTSDKFFLNVYYRDPKNGKVNYLPNTPVQDINLLKLLNWDRLNLNNDLQSNGSTLGDGLFDFVNGITIDPANGKLIFTKAQPFGNFMASTLGSNDPQFVFSELYQQQKQVATQSPLAQRYTIEGRYQGGQGQGISLGAINVPKGSVRVTANGAQLTEGVDYTVDYMLGQVTIINEALKQSGQAINISLENQMTFNTQRRRFWGLNLERKISDKFIIGATAMNYAERPLTQKVQMGQEAVNNTMLGMNVMYNNELPFLTRLTDKIPLINTEAPSHLNFKAEAAYLIPGQNKDINDQAYVDDFDQTTSKISLKEPALWALASKPEKNPNDIIFKNSALDNDVKNGYGRGLLSWYYIDPRFYGVGGKAPNGITADALSNHASRRVRMNELYNSRDFVAGDQTYTNTLDITYYPTERGPYNLNSANESTAERWAGMMRPISVSNFTNANIEYVEFWLMDPYADGKMLGTNPKLLLHLGNVSEDILKDGKLQYENGLPTPETPARTSESSWGTQPEQQPVLYAFSSEGANRTAQDVGYDGLDNVQEATKFGTTFINPVTNLTDPAADDFVFYLSTQFQGALASSVVERYRYFRNPDGNSKANSMEVASQIPDAEDLNGDFNLDQSESYNQYTINLDKANLVLGKNFIVDEKETEAKFQNGQTSRSKWFLFRIPVKQFDADAGEASDAILNNVRFARMIFKGFDETSTLRFGTFDLVRSDWRKFTKNIAVINESEEGNYNIDNSNFDVGSVNLEENSKGTPPYVIPPGINRQVLSGTTGAQRQNEASLYLKATNLSKTSHASRGVFKNVALDMRRYEKLELFVHAEDLKDVTSNRLDRNAKFFIRLGSDAIDNYYEYESSLKYTAKNATSPLDIWPTENTINFNLKEFINAKLRRETAGISLDQRYKDQEYGDSHRAIFTKGRPSLGNISTIVIGVRNTGSDSKDLVLWVNEIRLSGIENKGGYAANANLNFNLGDFANVNANAAISTIGFGSIDQKPTERQQTQNTAFSINTTVNVDKFLPEKAGMKIPVNYSYTQTIEDPKYNPLNDDVLFNEDPKKDQLKQVVRTYTQQRSFGVVNMRKERVNSEKKPKFYDVENLALTAVYHDDYYRDIYTKKNYRQNLKAYIDYNYNFKPWVIKPFNKVISDTAKIVPYVKWIKEFNINPIPTRFSFRTELDRNYSELEFRNIEALLNGNSSQNFDVLKNRNFFFGWQYNLGFNFTKSFKAEIFSATRTLNDDWAVNTMDTRSIFQNPFKVGRPVLYNHRIQFNYRLSFEHFPYLDFVNAELGYGLQYNWNARSTVLLNSASGNLGNVAQNTNNKVATASLDIPLLLGKFKYFRKLDSIRQGRNREIDSLNQVYEKAFANENSRKRFKFKSYRFKNQLSLTQKVMSALTSIKQANLNFNENNGTVLPGILSEPNFFGIGRRGFGGPTSGFLLGSQADIRRLAVENNWVTQSEYLNDPYTQMSNRNVTANIVIEPIKNLRVDVNFLQTYNKMLTHGGFNIDLDGNRANGIQFSFANEMISYSNTEFLIGTTLKNSTDIFNDIKARAREFSRLNSGNLTTDGFVEGYSIANTYVLVPAFRSALSGKSVSMKNPTRPNFPLPNWRLTYSGLRNIPFINSQFEKFDIQHAYTSTYTATGIQSNIDYYNNPNALDVRGNKLNPYVFSQAMFVEEFAPFVGADVTMRNHMQFRAHYNRNRMFLLGLVNQTLTEDSGSEYVLGFGYILKDLKLKLRYKGKSKDIKSDLNVRADFSLRDNKTSIINILKDDAQVTGGQRLLGIKVSADYNMSQNFNIRFFYDQLMTKYKISTAFPLSTVRAGLSATFTFGGNGM from the coding sequence GTGAAGCCACATCATCATAATTACACCATACATAAATTATTATGGGTTTTAGGGTTTGTATTTTTTAGTAACCTTACCTACTCCCAAACAGAAAAAGACACTCCAAATTCTCAACCTCAACTTAGTCTTCCAAATCCTGTTCGATATGAGGCTTTTTACGATGTAAAAGAAGGCGTTTATTTCCTTTATCCTAAGATAGGAAACGTGGTTACAGGCACACCTATCGTAATGACTCCTTCGGAATATGGTGCTTATGTAAAATCTATTGGACTAAGAAATTACTACCAAGAAAAATCACTCCAATACGATTTGGCTAATAATCTAAAAGAGCCAAAAGATGCAGAGAAAAAAAGACTTCTTCCTAGCATCAACATAAAGAACAAATTATTTGAAACTATTTTTGGAGGTAATAAAATAGAGCTTATCCCACAGGGGTTTGCTTCTTTTGATTTAGGTGGACTTTACCAAAGAATTGACAACCCGCTTATTTTACCACAAAACAGAAAGAATTTTGCATTTAATATTCAGCAGAGAATCCAGTTAGGCATACTCGGTAAGGTGGGCGAAAACTTACAACTAAAAGCCAACTACGACACCCAAAGTGGTTTCGCTTTTGAAAATAGACTTAATCTAGCATGGCGTGCAAAGGGTACTTGGAAAGACCTGCAATCCAAAACATTAGGAGAAAGCAAAAGAACAGGTGAGGATAAAATCATCAAGAATGTAGAATTTGGTAATGTTAATATGCCTCTATCTACCAGTCTTATGCGAGGCTCACAATCGTTATTTGGTTTAAAAACTGAATTTCAGTTGGGTAAAACTTATGGTACATTAGTTCTTTCTCAACAACAAGGTGAAGCAAGAACTGTAGTGGCACAAGGTGGAGGTGTACTCAATACCTTTAAAATAAATGCCATAGACTACGAAGACAATCAGCATTATTATTTAGGGCAATATTTCTTCCAAAACTACGACAATGCCTTAGCGAATTATCCTCAAATCAATTCCAAAATCAATATTACGCGTATAGAAGTTTGGGTTCTTGACCAAACAGCGAGTAACCTACAAAATCAAAAAAGTATAGTAGCTGTAAGAGATTTAGGGGAAGGTTCTGCACAATATCCAAATAACACACAAAACAATCTCTACCAAAGCATTAGTGCTTTAGTTGGTATCAGAGATGCTAATACAGCTTATTCTACTATCAATCAGCAATCGTTTCCGAACGCTTCAGGTACTCCTGAAACTTATACCGATGGAGAGCAATTTATCTTTAACCGAAGAGCAAGAAGACTTAATCAAAACGAGTTCACATTTCACCCACAGCTAGGATATATATCATTAAACCAAAGACTTACCGACAATCAACTCTTAGCAGTATCTTACTCTTACACCGTTAATGGTTCTAACCAAGTTTACAAAGTGGGAGAATTTTCAGAGGAAAGTTCGGTTCTTGTAACCAAATTACTAAAGCCTAATGTTTTAGTAAAAACCACTTCTCCTATGTGGAACTTGATGATGAAAAACATCTATAGCCTTAATGCTAATGGGGTAACTTCGGACAAGTTCTTCCTCAATGTGTATTATAGAGACCCTAAAAATGGTAAAGTTAACTATCTACCTAATACACCCGTACAAGATATCAACCTTTTAAAACTCCTAAACTGGGATAGACTTAATCTCAATAATGATTTACAATCTAACGGAAGTACTTTAGGAGACGGTTTATTTGACTTTGTCAATGGGATTACCATAGACCCAGCCAATGGAAAACTTATCTTTACCAAAGCTCAGCCTTTTGGTAATTTTATGGCAAGTACCTTAGGTAGTAACGACCCTCAATTTGTATTCTCGGAGCTTTACCAACAACAAAAGCAAGTAGCTACACAAAGTCCTCTAGCACAAAGATATACCATAGAAGGACGCTACCAAGGCGGACAAGGACAAGGCATTTCTCTAGGTGCAATAAATGTACCTAAAGGCTCCGTGCGAGTAACTGCCAACGGAGCTCAACTTACAGAGGGAGTGGACTATACCGTAGATTATATGCTAGGGCAAGTAACTATCATCAACGAAGCTCTTAAACAATCTGGACAAGCCATCAATATCTCTTTAGAAAACCAAATGACCTTTAATACCCAAAGACGAAGATTTTGGGGATTGAATTTGGAAAGAAAAATCAGTGATAAATTTATCATTGGAGCTACTGCGATGAATTATGCCGAAAGACCTCTTACCCAAAAAGTTCAGATGGGGCAAGAAGCAGTTAATAACACAATGTTGGGTATGAATGTTATGTATAATAACGAGTTACCTTTCCTTACAAGGCTTACCGATAAGATTCCGCTCATCAATACCGAAGCACCATCTCACCTTAATTTTAAAGCAGAAGCAGCGTATCTTATCCCAGGACAAAATAAGGACATTAACGACCAAGCCTATGTAGATGATTTTGACCAAACCACCTCAAAAATATCACTGAAAGAACCTGCTCTTTGGGCTTTAGCATCTAAACCAGAGAAAAACCCTAATGATATTATATTCAAAAACTCAGCATTAGACAATGATGTTAAAAATGGATACGGTAGAGGGCTATTATCTTGGTATTACATAGACCCTAGATTCTACGGTGTAGGAGGTAAAGCCCCTAATGGCATCACTGCTGATGCGTTGTCTAACCACGCCTCACGCCGTGTGAGAATGAACGAACTTTACAACAGCAGAGATTTTGTTGCTGGTGACCAAACCTATACCAATACCTTAGATATTACCTACTACCCTACCGAAAGAGGGCCATACAATCTAAACTCAGCCAACGAGTCTACTGCGGAAAGATGGGCTGGTATGATGAGACCTATCTCTGTGTCTAACTTTACCAATGCCAATATTGAATACGTTGAATTTTGGCTAATGGATCCTTACGCTGATGGAAAAATGCTGGGTACTAATCCTAAATTATTACTACACTTAGGAAATGTTTCCGAAGATATACTGAAAGACGGTAAACTGCAATACGAAAACGGATTGCCTACTCCAGAAACCCCTGCAAGAACCTCCGAAAGCAGCTGGGGGACTCAGCCAGAACAACAGCCTGTTCTATATGCCTTCTCATCAGAAGGGGCTAATAGAACGGCACAAGATGTAGGTTATGATGGTTTAGATAATGTTCAGGAAGCCACCAAATTTGGCACAACTTTTATCAATCCTGTGACTAATCTTACCGACCCTGCCGCAGACGACTTCGTGTTTTACCTTTCTACACAATTCCAAGGTGCTTTAGCCTCTTCGGTAGTAGAGCGTTATAGATATTTCCGAAACCCAGACGGAAACTCCAAAGCCAACTCAATGGAGGTAGCCTCTCAAATACCCGATGCAGAAGACCTCAATGGCGATTTTAATCTAGATCAAAGCGAAAGTTATAACCAATACACCATCAATTTAGATAAAGCTAATTTAGTTTTAGGAAAAAACTTTATCGTAGATGAAAAGGAAACCGAAGCCAAGTTCCAAAATGGACAAACTAGTAGAAGTAAATGGTTTTTATTCCGTATTCCTGTTAAACAGTTTGATGCTGATGCTGGGGAAGCTAGTGATGCTATCCTAAATAATGTAAGGTTTGCGAGAATGATTTTTAAAGGGTTTGACGAAACCTCAACACTAAGATTTGGTACTTTTGATTTAGTAAGATCAGACTGGAGAAAATTCACTAAAAACATTGCAGTTATCAACGAATCTGAGGAAGGCAACTACAACATAGATAACTCTAACTTTGATGTAGGAAGTGTTAATTTAGAAGAAAACTCAAAAGGTACTCCACCTTATGTTATTCCTCCTGGCATAAACAGGCAGGTACTAAGTGGAACTACTGGAGCACAAAGACAAAATGAGGCTTCTCTTTACTTAAAGGCAACCAATCTTTCTAAAACATCACACGCTTCTAGAGGAGTGTTTAAGAATGTAGCGTTGGATATGCGTCGTTACGAAAAATTAGAACTTTTTGTACACGCCGAAGACCTTAAAGATGTTACCTCTAACAGGCTAGACCGGAACGCCAAGTTCTTTATCCGTCTAGGAAGTGATGCCATAGACAACTATTACGAATACGAGTCTTCACTAAAATACACCGCTAAAAACGCAACCTCTCCACTAGACATTTGGCCAACTGAGAACACGATTAACTTTAATCTAAAAGAATTCATCAATGCCAAACTAAGAAGAGAAACCGCAGGGATAAGTCTAGACCAAAGATATAAAGACCAAGAGTATGGTGATAGCCACAGAGCTATATTTACCAAAGGGCGCCCTAGTTTGGGTAACATTTCTACCATCGTGATTGGGGTAAGAAATACAGGTTCTGATTCTAAAGATTTAGTACTTTGGGTAAACGAAATTCGTCTTTCTGGAATAGAAAACAAAGGAGGCTATGCAGCCAATGCTAACCTCAATTTTAACTTAGGAGATTTTGCTAATGTAAATGCCAACGCTGCTATCTCTACCATAGGATTTGGTTCTATAGACCAAAAACCTACCGAAAGACAGCAAACACAAAACACCGCATTTTCCATCAACACGACAGTAAATGTGGATAAATTCCTTCCTGAAAAAGCAGGAATGAAAATCCCTGTTAACTACTCTTACACCCAAACTATTGAGGATCCTAAGTACAACCCACTTAATGACGATGTCCTCTTTAATGAAGATCCTAAAAAAGACCAACTTAAACAAGTGGTGAGAACTTACACTCAGCAAAGAAGTTTTGGCGTGGTGAATATGAGAAAAGAAAGGGTAAACTCCGAGAAGAAGCCTAAGTTCTACGATGTAGAGAACTTAGCTCTTACCGCTGTTTATCACGACGACTATTACAGAGACATCTACACCAAGAAAAACTACCGACAAAACTTAAAGGCTTATATAGACTACAACTATAACTTTAAACCTTGGGTAATAAAACCGTTCAACAAAGTTATAAGTGATACTGCCAAGATAGTTCCTTATGTAAAATGGATTAAAGAGTTCAATATCAACCCTATCCCAACTCGTTTTTCTTTCAGAACAGAACTAGATAGAAATTATAGCGAACTAGAGTTTAGAAATATTGAAGCCCTACTTAATGGGAATAGTTCTCAAAACTTTGATGTTCTTAAAAACAGAAATTTCTTCTTTGGTTGGCAGTATAACCTAGGATTTAATTTCACTAAGTCTTTCAAAGCCGAAATATTCTCTGCCACTAGAACTCTTAACGATGACTGGGCAGTAAATACTATGGACACCAGATCTATCTTCCAAAATCCGTTTAAAGTGGGACGACCTGTACTCTATAACCACAGAATACAGTTTAATTACCGTTTGTCTTTTGAGCACTTCCCTTACCTAGATTTTGTGAATGCGGAGCTGGGCTATGGGTTGCAATACAACTGGAATGCAAGGTCTACCGTCCTCCTCAATAGTGCGAGTGGAAACTTAGGAAATGTAGCTCAAAACACCAATAATAAGGTAGCCACTGCTTCGTTGGATATTCCTCTGTTATTAGGAAAATTTAAATACTTTAGAAAGTTAGACTCTATCCGACAAGGAAGAAACAGAGAAATAGACTCGCTTAATCAGGTTTATGAAAAGGCTTTTGCTAATGAAAATAGCCGTAAGAGATTTAAGTTTAAGTCTTATAGATTTAAAAATCAATTATCTTTAACTCAGAAAGTAATGTCGGCTTTAACTTCCATTAAGCAAGCTAACCTTAATTTTAATGAAAATAACGGAACCGTACTTCCTGGGATACTTTCAGAACCGAACTTTTTCGGTATAGGACGAAGAGGATTTGGAGGTCCTACCAGTGGTTTCCTACTAGGCTCTCAGGCTGACATTAGAAGACTTGCCGTAGAAAATAACTGGGTTACTCAGTCAGAGTATCTTAACGACCCTTATACCCAAATGAGCAATAGAAATGTTACGGCTAATATCGTTATAGAGCCTATAAAGAATTTGAGGGTAGATGTTAACTTCCTTCAAACTTATAATAAAATGCTCACTCACGGCGGATTTAATATAGACTTAGATGGCAATCGTGCCAATGGTATACAATTCTCTTTTGCTAACGAGATGATAAGCTACTCTAACACAGAGTTCCTAATAGGTACTACTCTAAAAAATAGCACAGACATCTTTAACGATATTAAAGCTAGAGCTAGAGAGTTTTCTAGACTTAATAGTGGTAACTTGACAACTGACGGTTTCGTGGAAGGCTACAGTATTGCCAACACTTATGTTTTGGTTCCTGCATTCCGCTCTGCGTTATCAGGGAAATCAGTTTCTATGAAAAACCCTACTCGCCCTAACTTCCCGTTACCTAACTGGCGACTTACTTACTCTGGGCTTAGAAACATTCCTTTTATCAACAGTCAGTTTGAGAAGTTTGATATACAGCATGCCTATACTTCTACCTATACAGCCACAGGAATACAGTCTAATATAGATTATTATAACAACCCTAATGCTCTAGATGTAAGAGGTAATAAACTGAATCCTTATGTATTTTCTCAAGCTATGTTTGTAGAAGAGTTTGCTCCTTTTGTAGGTGCTGATGTTACCATGAGAAACCACATGCAGTTTAGAGCTCACTACAACAGAAACAGAATGTTTTTACTAGGCTTAGTAAACCAAACCTTAACCGAAGATTCTGGCTCTGAGTATGTGCTTGGTTTTGGATACATCTTAAAAGATTTAAAACTAAAACTAAGATATAAAGGTAAATCAAAAGATATTAAGAGCGACCTTAATGTTCGTGCCGATTTCTCGTTGAGAGATAACAAGACATCTATCATCAATATCTTAAAAGATGATGCCCAAGTAACGGGAGGACAGCGTTTGCTAGGCATTAAAGTATCTGCGGATTACAATATGTCTCAAAACTTTAACATTCGTTTCTTCTACGACCAACTGATGACGAAGTACAAAATCTCCACAGCATTCCCACTATCTACTGTTAGAGCAGGGTTATCAGCCACATTTACCTTTGGAGGAAACGGAATGTAA
- the ruvA gene encoding Holliday junction branch migration protein RuvA, translating to MIYSLRGIVQELSPTHLIIEVGGVGYYINISINSSKCFSIGKEALIYTQQIIREDAHLLYGFSELKEKEMFNLLISVNGVGPTSAMIMLSSLELKDIAQAILSSNSVVLQKVKGIGTKTAQRIIIDLKDKVLHFGADESDISTFVNNKVKEESLSALEVLGIPKKMSEKLADKILKQNPEIQTEDLVKQILKNI from the coding sequence ATGATTTATTCTCTCAGAGGTATCGTTCAGGAACTTAGTCCAACCCATTTAATTATAGAAGTTGGTGGTGTGGGTTATTATATAAACATAAGCATCAACAGTTCCAAATGTTTCTCTATCGGGAAAGAAGCCTTAATCTATACACAGCAAATTATCAGGGAAGATGCCCATTTACTATACGGCTTTTCGGAACTCAAAGAGAAAGAAATGTTCAACCTACTTATTTCCGTAAATGGTGTAGGACCTACCTCCGCTATGATTATGCTTTCCTCATTAGAACTGAAGGATATAGCACAAGCCATACTCTCTAGCAATAGTGTTGTATTACAAAAAGTAAAAGGCATCGGAACTAAAACTGCACAACGAATTATCATTGATTTAAAAGATAAAGTATTGCATTTTGGAGCAGACGAATCTGATATTTCTACCTTCGTTAATAATAAAGTAAAGGAAGAATCGTTATCTGCGTTAGAAGTTTTAGGAATTCCTAAAAAAATGTCAGAAAAGTTAGCCGACAAAATTTTGAAACAAAATCCAGAAATTCAAACGGAAGATTTAGTAAAACAAATTTTGAAAAATATTTAA